The Desulfuribacillus stibiiarsenatis genomic sequence CATGGGCACAATCGAGTGTGACATTTGTTCAAGAAGTCGTGACGCGGGACTATAACTGGGAGGGAGCACTGCAGGTAATCACAGATCAGAACTTCTGGAGCAAGGAAGCGCTTTTACCTGCAGGTAGCAATTTAGACCCTTCATTGCATAATGAATTCGGTAAGTTTCCGAATGACCCATTATCTGTACCTGTTTTCCAACCATTTGTACCTGATGGGGACACGAATGCCAACTTAAATAATAATCCAAATGCGGAATCTAACGGGAATTCTAATTCGAATTCAAACACTAACACAAATACGGCTCAGAACGCACAGAACCCAAGTCTTCCCAATTCTGAAGTGAAAACTTCAGAGCTGATGATGCCGATTGATGGGCTATTAGTAAGGAAGTTCACGGACGAAAAACCTTACATTGAATTTATAGCCTTTGACAATAAAAATGTCGTCGCTGTGACAGATGGAAAGGTGAAACAAGTAGGGCATAACGAGTTGAACGAACTTCTCGTATACGTGGAGGATGCCAATTATACGTATGTGTATGGGCGATTAAAAGAGTCGAATGTGAAAGTCGGAGATACGGTGAAAAAAGGGCAGAAAATTGCAACGGTGAGTCCGACCAATGAAATCGATTTACTTTTATTCCAAATTATCAAGGGAGATAAGGCAATTGATCCAGAGCTAATATTGCCATAAGAGGTAATGTGATGAAACTACGTATCCATTGGTTATTTATAGCTTTCTTAATCTATATAGGGTATACAGGGCAGTTGTTCGAAGCACTGCTCTTTTTTGTCATTGTAGTAATTCATGAACTGGGTCACGTCTTTGTCGCCAAGAGCTTTGGGTGGAGGGTGACAGAAATTGAATTCTTACCCTTCGGTGGAGTAGCGAAAGTGGATTGGAGTTTTAAAGGGTGGCCGAAGGAAGAAAAGCTAGTAGCAATCGCAGGACCGATTAATAACTTGATTATGATTGCCATCTGTTTAGGGCTTTATCAAGCGGGTATAGTAGAGCGAGAACTGACCTTATTTTTCGTGAAAGCTAACCTACTGATTGCTGGGTTTAATCTGTTGCCAGCATTACCTTTAGATGGTGGTAGAATATTTCGTGCCATGCTATCACAAGAGCATGGCTGGCTTGAAGGAACGAAGATAGCGTATCGATATAGCTTTGGTATTGGTGGGATGTTAATTGCCATTGGCGTTATTATGCTGATGTTTGGCTATCTGAACATTACGTTTCTAGTGTTGGGGACTTTTCTGCTCATAGCCACGTATATTGACCGCAAGCAATCGAAATATCAGCAAATGTACTTATTTTTACATAAAAACTACAATCAGCAGGAAAAGGTGAATTCCTCTACCGCCATTAAGCATATTTCCGTTCCAAAAGAGGAAAGAATATCTAAAGTTTTGAAAGTATTTTCCCCTGGCATCACGACTATTGTATGGGTTATGGACAATAATAAGATTATCGGTACTCTAACAGATTTTGAAATTCTGGAAAAAGTTTTTGATAAAGAAGTGCCTGTACATGAAACGGTATCGAAGATTTTGTAGTATATATTATGATGATTCTTAAGGAAATCTTTGATACAATATAGACAACTTTGTTTTGAAAAATTAGGGGGCTCATCATGGAACCAATTTGTCAGCATGAGATTCTGACACAAGTAGAGAAGCCTGCTCGTTACGCTGGGAACGAGTGGAATATAATCGTGAAAGATCATGAGAAAATGGATGTTACCTTTGCACTGGCATTCCCTGACGTATATGAAGTAGGGATGTCTTTCTTAGGTTATAAAATTCTATATCATATCATTAATGCACGGGAGAATTTTTATGCAGAGCGCGCCTTTGCTCCATGGGTCGATATGGAACAAAAATTGCGTAGCCGTGATCAACTGTTACATAGTTCAGAAACGAAGACTCCTTTAAAGGATTTCGACTTCGTTTCGTTCACATTGCAATACGAAATGAGTTATACAAACATTCTTAATATGTTAGACCTAGCGGGCATTCCGATGTATTCGAAGGATCGTACAAAAGAGGACCCACTAGTAATTGGTGGTGGTCCTAGTGCGTTTAATCCTGAACCGATTGCTGATTTTCTCGATTTAGTGGTTATTGGTGAAGGGGAAGAGGCAGTCATTGACCTTGCCAATGTGTATAAAGAGATTCAAGGCAAAGAAGGAGTTACGAGAGAAGAAGTGCTGATGCATTTAGCGCAGATTCCTGGTATCTATGTGCCGCAATTCTATGATGTTACCTATGGTGAAGACAGCAAAATCACTTCGATTCGACCGAATCGCGATGGGATTCCAGAGAAGATTGAGAAACGCGTGCTTAAAGACTTAGACGCGGCAGAATATCCTGAGGATCTAGTAGTTCCGTTTTTAAACATCGTTCACGATCGCGTTATGCTAGAAATCCAACGCGGTTGCACTAGGGGCTGTCGTTTTTGTCAGGCAGGAATGGTGTATCGACCAGTGCGTGAGCGCAAAAAAGAAAATCTGCGCAAAATTGCTCGTACCTTAATTGATAAAACGGGTTACGATGAGATATCCTTAACGTCTTTAGCAAGTAATGACTATACGCAGATTCAAGAACTGATTCATGAATTGTTAGAAGAATTCAAGGACAATCGTATTAGCATCTCTTTACCATCCTTGCGTGCGGATAAGTTCTCTGTCGATCTTGCAGAGAAACTGCAACAGGTGCGCAAATCTGGGCTAACTTTTGCACCGGAGGCGGGTAGTCAAAGGATGCGGGACGTCATTAATAAAGGTGTAGAAGAACAGGATTTAATTGATGCAGTAACTAGCGCGTTCCGTTCTGGGTATAAACAGGTCAAGCTATACTTCTTGCTAGGATTACCAACGGAAACGGATGAAGATGTGGTTGGGATTGCTGACCTTGCCGACAAGGTTGTCGATGCATATAAAGCGGTCAACGGTGGGAAGGCCAAAGGTTTACGTGTGACTGTAAGTACTTCGTTGTTCGTACCGAAGC encodes the following:
- a CDS encoding M50 family metallopeptidase, producing MKLRIHWLFIAFLIYIGYTGQLFEALLFFVIVVIHELGHVFVAKSFGWRVTEIEFLPFGGVAKVDWSFKGWPKEEKLVAIAGPINNLIMIAICLGLYQAGIVERELTLFFVKANLLIAGFNLLPALPLDGGRIFRAMLSQEHGWLEGTKIAYRYSFGIGGMLIAIGVIMLMFGYLNITFLVLGTFLLIATYIDRKQSKYQQMYLFLHKNYNQQEKVNSSTAIKHISVPKEERISKVLKVFSPGITTIVWVMDNNKIIGTLTDFEILEKVFDKEVPVHETVSKIL
- a CDS encoding TIGR03960 family B12-binding radical SAM protein, giving the protein MEPICQHEILTQVEKPARYAGNEWNIIVKDHEKMDVTFALAFPDVYEVGMSFLGYKILYHIINARENFYAERAFAPWVDMEQKLRSRDQLLHSSETKTPLKDFDFVSFTLQYEMSYTNILNMLDLAGIPMYSKDRTKEDPLVIGGGPSAFNPEPIADFLDLVVIGEGEEAVIDLANVYKEIQGKEGVTREEVLMHLAQIPGIYVPQFYDVTYGEDSKITSIRPNRDGIPEKIEKRVLKDLDAAEYPEDLVVPFLNIVHDRVMLEIQRGCTRGCRFCQAGMVYRPVRERKKENLRKIARTLIDKTGYDEISLTSLASNDYTQIQELIHELLEEFKDNRISISLPSLRADKFSVDLAEKLQQVRKSGLTFAPEAGSQRMRDVINKGVEEQDLIDAVTSAFRSGYKQVKLYFLLGLPTETDEDVVGIADLADKVVDAYKAVNGGKAKGLRVTVSTSLFVPKPHTPFQWVGQVTKDELHRRRLILQNSFRSKAITYNWHDPNVSFLEGVISRGDRRLSKVIYQAWKNGCKFDSWTEQFRNREWLQAYQQVGIDPESYAFRQYGFDEILPWEHISSGVSKKYLKLEYERALLGKTIEDCKTNNCTGCGVCQSLGVDVVVWKGEEA
- a CDS encoding M23 family metallopeptidase, which codes for MRINLEGVKRRREDMIDQLKFGSNYSIPYARQASPMESFAKNNKSSSKWIIQSVLALTLVFGTVFIKQIPSPWAQSSVTFVQEVVTRDYNWEGALQVITDQNFWSKEALLPAGSNLDPSLHNEFGKFPNDPLSVPVFQPFVPDGDTNANLNNNPNAESNGNSNSNSNTNTNTAQNAQNPSLPNSEVKTSELMMPIDGLLVRKFTDEKPYIEFIAFDNKNVVAVTDGKVKQVGHNELNELLVYVEDANYTYVYGRLKESNVKVGDTVKKGQKIATVSPTNEIDLLLFQIIKGDKAIDPELILP